Within Bacteroidota bacterium, the genomic segment ATGTAATTGTGTTGGCTGTTGCGCATGATGATTTTAAGAAGATTGATTTTTCAAAAATTAAAAATGGCGAAGTGGTGGTGTTTGATATTAAAGGGGTTTTGGAGAAGGAAGTGGTGGATGGGAGACTTTGAGAGGGCGAAGGCTGATGGCGAAGGCGAAGGGAAAAGCTAAAGCGATGGCTGATGGCGATGGCGATGGCGAAAGCGAAGGCGATGGCTTAGTAAGTGGAAATTTTGGGTAACTAATAATAAATTGAAAAAGAAATATTGAAAGCTGAGAATTATTTGAATACTTGTAATGCGTAATTTTCGTGAGTATGAAATTTGGAAAAATGCAATTGAATTGGCCGATATAATTTATAGTATCACAGATAAGTTTCCGAGTGATCAAAAGTTTGGGCTCACTAATCAATTACAAAGATCTGTTGTTTCTATTTCCGCAAATATTGCTGAGGGTGCATCAAGAATTTCAGAAAAAGATTTTGCAAGATTTTTAGAAATAGCTCTCGGCTCAGCTTATGAAACAGAAAGTCATTTGGTAATTGCACAAAGAAGAAAATTTATAAGTGATGAAGCATTTAATGCTATCTCACAAGTTTTAATTCCACTAGAAAAACAGATAACACATTTGATAATGAAATTGCGCCACTAAAATGAATTACTCGCCATCAGCCATCGCCATCGCATTTTAGCCATCGCCATCAGCCATCGCCATCGCATTTTAGCCATCGCCATCAGCCATCGCCATCGCTTCTTCAAATAAACCTACTATGAATAATCCCCCTACCACCTTCGCCCTCATCGGCCTCGGCCACATCGGTAAACGACATGCTGAAATGATCGTCCGACAAGACAATGCTGAGCTCGTTGCTATCGCTGATATAAAAGATAAATCTGCTTTAAGTTTAGATGAATTTGATGTTCCCTTTTTTAATTCTTTAGATGCGATGTTGCAATCCGGAATTCCCATTGATGTAATAAATATTGCCACCCCCAATGGACTACATGCACAAATGGCTTTGCAGTGTCTCGAAGCAGGAAAACATATTGTCATCGAGAAACCAATGGCCCTCACAAAACACGAAGCAGAAGAAGTGATGCATAAAGCATTAGAGATGAATCGCTATGTGTTTGCTGTAATGCAGAACAGATATTCTCCTCCATCACGTTGGATAAAAGATATAGTGAGCAATGGCATCCTTGGAAAAATTTATATGGTTCAGGTAAACTGTTATTGGAATCGTGATGACCGTTATTATAAAAAAGGCAACTGGCACGGAACAAAAGATTTGGATGGCGGAACATTGTTTACACAGTTCTCACATTTTATAGATATTATGTATTGGTTGTTTGGTGATATAAAAAATATTCAAGCAAAATTTGCAGATCATAATCATGCTGAACTCACAGATTTTGAAGACAGTGGTTTCATCAGTTTTGATTTTATAAAAGGTGGTATGGGATGTATTAATTATTCTACTTCCGTATGGAATAAAAACCTCGAATCCAGCTTAACCATCATCGCAGAAAATGGCAGTATAAAAATTGGCGGACAATACATGAATGAAGTAGAGTATTGCCATATTAAAGATTATGAAATGCCCATCTTAGAACCCACAAATCCCGGTAATGATTATGGTGCGTATAAAGGATCTGCAGCCAATCATAATTTTGTAATTGAAAACGTAGTGCATGTAATTCAGAATAAAGGAAGAATAACTACAAATGCATTAGAAGGATTAAAAGTGGTGGATATTATTGAGAGGATTTATGGCGCAGGGGTGAGGGCAGAGGGCTTTGGGCGCAGGGTATAGTTTTGTATGAAAATGAATCACCAGTTGTTTTTTGTCAATGTTCTAAGTCAATGGTTAATTTTTTTTTTTGCCACCCGCCACCCCCAACCCCCTACCGCTAACCATTATTAAAAAAACATTTTCCTCCAATAATAAATAATGAGCGATTTTAGATTTGAGAATTTAGAAATCTGGAAAGAATCAATTTTGATTTCAAATATATTATTTGATAAAGCAGAAATTGCAGAGAAGATAAAGTATTACAGATTTGCCGAACAATTACGAGGTGCTGCTTTAAGCATTAGCAATAACATTGCGGAAGGTTCAGGTTCATTTTCTAAAAAAGATTTTGCATTGTTTTTAAATTTCGCAAGACGCTCAATATTCGAATGTGCCAATATACTTTTCATATTCGAATTAAGAAATATTATAACCAAAGAAGAAAGAGCAATTCTCTATTCACGACTTCTGATTTTAAGCAAGCAAATAACAAACTTTCGAAAATCCTTATTAACCTGAATAATCAAATGACTATAAATTTCATTACGACCTCTATCAAAACCCTGCGCCCTTTCACCTGCGCCATTCACCCTGCGCCCTCAGCCCTGCGCCCTTTCCCCTCCGCCCTGCGCCCTTTGCTCTCCGCCATTCACCCTTCGCCCTCAGCCCTGCGCCCTTTGCTCTCCGCCATTCACCCTTCGCCCTCAGCCCTGCGCCAACCATTTATTAATGCCTCACCTTCAAACTCCCATGCCTAAAATAAAAATCCTCCTCACCGGCTCCGCAGGATTCATCGGTTTCCATCTTGCACAATTATTAATCAAAGAAAATTATGAAGTTGTCGGATTAGATTCTATCAATGCATACTACGATATCAATTTAAAATACGGACGATTAAAAGAATGTGGTATTCAACAAGAAGAAATTACGTACGGAAAAATTATTCAAAGCACTACCTATAACAATTATAGATTTATTCAATTACAATTAGAAGATAAAGCAGCCTTAGAAAAATTATTTGCCGAAGAAAAATTTACGCACGTTTGCAATCTTGCTGCGCAGGCAGGTGTGCGGTATTCTCTTGAAAATCCCGATGCCTATATTTCAAGTAATGTTACCGGCTTCATGCATCTCCTCGAATGTTGCCGACATAATAATATTCAGCATTTAGTTTACGCAAGTACATCCAGTGTGTATGGTTTAAATACTGCTATGCCTTTATCAGAACATATGGCTGCCGATCATCCGATGACATTATATGCAGCAACTAAAAAAGCAAATGAAATGATGGCGCATTCTTACAGTCATTTATTTCAATTGCCCACAACAGGCTTGCGTTTTTTTACAGTATATGGCCCCTGGGGACGACCTGATATGGCGCTCTTTTTATTTACAGATGCCATCCTCAATGATAAACCGATCAACGTATTTAATTACGGCAATATGGTGCGTGATTTTACTTACGTTGCCGATATTGTAGAAAGTGTAAAACGCTGCATTTTTAAACCTGCAATTGCAAATGAAAATTGGGATAGCAATACTCCTGATCCATCATCCTCTTCTGCACCTTACCGCATTTTTAATATCGGTAATTCTACTCCCGTAAAACTCAATACATATATTGAAGCAGTAGAAAAAGCATTAGATAAAAAAGCAATTCAAAATCTATTGCCAATGCAACTTGGTGATGTGCCCGAAACAAATGCAGATGTAAATGAATTAATACAACATGTAAATTATAAACCGGCAACAAGTGTGGAAGATGGTGTGAAAAATTTTATTGATTGGTATAATACATACTATGGTATCTAAAACAAATAAAATATATATCGCCGGACATAAGGGTATGGTTGGTTCGGCGGTGTGGCGGGCATTGCAAAGTAAAAGCTATACAAATCTTATTGGCAGAACAAGTAAAGAATTGGATTTGCGAAATCAATCTGAGGTAAATACATTTTTTGAAAATGAAAAACCCGAAATTGTAATTGATGCTGCTGCAAGAGTGGGTGGAATTTTAGCAAACAATAATTATCCTTATCAATTCCTGATGGAGAATATGCAGATTCAAAATAATTTGTTGGATGCTGCTTTTCAAAATAATGTTTCCTCTTTTATTTTTCTCGGCAGCAGTTGTATCTATCCCAAACATGCAGCACAACCTATTACTGAAGATAGTCTCCTTACCGGTCCATTGGAACCGACCAATGAATGGTATGCTATTGCAAAAATTTCCGGTGTAAAAACATGTGAAGCAATTCGCAAACAATATGATAAATATTTTGTGAGTTTAATGCCGACAAATTTATATGGACCTTACGATAATTTCGATTTACAAACTTCGCATGTACTTCCTGCTATGTTGCGCAAATTTCATGATGCAAAAGTAAATGGCAATACTCCTGTTACGCTTTGGGGAACAGGCACACCTATGCGTGAATTCATGCATGTGGATGATCTTGCTTCTGCGGTAATTTTTGCATTGGAAAATAAGTTGCCCGATCATTTATATAATGCCGGAACCGGAACAGATTTAACCATTAAAGCTTTGGCGCTTCTCATTCAAAAAATTACAGGACATACCGGAGAAATTATTTGGGATGATACAAAACCCGATGGCACTCCCCGGAAATTATTAGCAGTAAATAAATTAAAAAATGCGGGTTGGTCTGCCGAAATACATTTAGAAAATGGATTGCAACAAACCTATAATTGGTTTCTTGAAAACCACAATCATTTGAAAGAAGTAAAAATATAATATGCAAAAATTTATTGTCTTCATGCATTGCACTTTTAAATTTCCACTATCATGAAAACTGCACTTATTACAGGTGTTACCGGACAGGATGGTGCTTACCTTGCTGAATTATTATTATCTAAGAATTATATCGTGCATGGTATAAAAAGAAGGGCATCATTAATTAATACACAACGCATTGATCATCTCTATCAGGATCCGCATGAACGTGATTTAAAATTTCAATTGCATTATGGCGACATGACGGACTCCATGAATCTCACCCGCATTATTCAGGAAACACAACCCGATGAAATTTATAATCTTGCAGCAATGAGCCATGTGCAGGTAAGTTTTGATACACCGGAATACACAGCCAATGCAGATGGTATCGGTACACTCCGTTTATTGGAAGCAGTACGTTTATTAGGCATGGAAAAAAAGACAAAAATGTATCAGGCTTCCACTTCCGAATTATATGGATTAGTACAGCAAACACCGCAAACAGAAACTACACCTTTCTATCCACGCTCTCCCTATGCAGTTGCTAAAATGTATGCGTATTGGATAACAGTAAATTATCGTGAAGCATATAATATGTTTGCATGCAATGGGATTTTATTTAATCATGAAAGCCCATTGCGAGGGGAAACATTTGTTACCCGAAAAATTACAAGAGCAGTAGCTGCAATTGCG encodes:
- a CDS encoding four helix bundle protein translates to MRNFREYEIWKNAIELADIIYSITDKFPSDQKFGLTNQLQRSVVSISANIAEGASRISEKDFARFLEIALGSAYETESHLVIAQRRKFISDEAFNAISQVLIPLEKQITHLIMKLRH
- a CDS encoding Gfo/Idh/MocA family oxidoreductase yields the protein MNNPPTTFALIGLGHIGKRHAEMIVRQDNAELVAIADIKDKSALSLDEFDVPFFNSLDAMLQSGIPIDVINIATPNGLHAQMALQCLEAGKHIVIEKPMALTKHEAEEVMHKALEMNRYVFAVMQNRYSPPSRWIKDIVSNGILGKIYMVQVNCYWNRDDRYYKKGNWHGTKDLDGGTLFTQFSHFIDIMYWLFGDIKNIQAKFADHNHAELTDFEDSGFISFDFIKGGMGCINYSTSVWNKNLESSLTIIAENGSIKIGGQYMNEVEYCHIKDYEMPILEPTNPGNDYGAYKGSAANHNFVIENVVHVIQNKGRITTNALEGLKVVDIIERIYGAGVRAEGFGRRV
- a CDS encoding four helix bundle protein, producing the protein MSDFRFENLEIWKESILISNILFDKAEIAEKIKYYRFAEQLRGAALSISNNIAEGSGSFSKKDFALFLNFARRSIFECANILFIFELRNIITKEERAILYSRLLILSKQITNFRKSLLT
- a CDS encoding NAD-dependent epimerase; amino-acid sequence: MKILLTGSAGFIGFHLAQLLIKENYEVVGLDSINAYYDINLKYGRLKECGIQQEEITYGKIIQSTTYNNYRFIQLQLEDKAALEKLFAEEKFTHVCNLAAQAGVRYSLENPDAYISSNVTGFMHLLECCRHNNIQHLVYASTSSVYGLNTAMPLSEHMAADHPMTLYAATKKANEMMAHSYSHLFQLPTTGLRFFTVYGPWGRPDMALFLFTDAILNDKPINVFNYGNMVRDFTYVADIVESVKRCIFKPAIANENWDSNTPDPSSSSAPYRIFNIGNSTPVKLNTYIEAVEKALDKKAIQNLLPMQLGDVPETNADVNELIQHVNYKPATSVEDGVKNFIDWYNTYYGI
- a CDS encoding GDP-L-fucose synthase gives rise to the protein MVSKTNKIYIAGHKGMVGSAVWRALQSKSYTNLIGRTSKELDLRNQSEVNTFFENEKPEIVIDAAARVGGILANNNYPYQFLMENMQIQNNLLDAAFQNNVSSFIFLGSSCIYPKHAAQPITEDSLLTGPLEPTNEWYAIAKISGVKTCEAIRKQYDKYFVSLMPTNLYGPYDNFDLQTSHVLPAMLRKFHDAKVNGNTPVTLWGTGTPMREFMHVDDLASAVIFALENKLPDHLYNAGTGTDLTIKALALLIQKITGHTGEIIWDDTKPDGTPRKLLAVNKLKNAGWSAEIHLENGLQQTYNWFLENHNHLKEVKI
- the gmd gene encoding GDP-mannose 4,6-dehydratase; this encodes MKTALITGVTGQDGAYLAELLLSKNYIVHGIKRRASLINTQRIDHLYQDPHERDLKFQLHYGDMTDSMNLTRIIQETQPDEIYNLAAMSHVQVSFDTPEYTANADGIGTLRLLEAVRLLGMEKKTKMYQASTSELYGLVQQTPQTETTPFYPRSPYAVAKMYAYWITVNYREAYNMFACNGILFNHESPLRGETFVTRKITRAVAAIAYGKQDCLYMGNIDAQRDWGHAKDYVDAMWRILQQDVPDDYVIATGVTTSVREFIRMAFAEAGMQLKFEGEGVDEKGILESIQTEKTIALIGEENTNHLRKKLGKQLIKIDPRYFRPTEVELLIGDATKAKTKLGWVPKYDLKMLCKEMVIADFIFEKNESCIT